The Anoplopoma fimbria isolate UVic2021 breed Golden Eagle Sablefish chromosome 20, Afim_UVic_2022, whole genome shotgun sequence genome includes a window with the following:
- the aicda gene encoding single-stranded DNA cytosine deaminase yields the protein MITKLDSVLLPRKKFIYHYKNMRWARGRHETYLCFVVKRRVGPDSLSFDFGHLRNRTGCHVELLFLRYLGALCPGLWGCGDTGEKRLSYSITWFCSWSPCVNCSISLSQFLSRTPNLRLRIFVSRLYFCDMENSRERDGLRMLKKAGVQITVMSYKDFFYCWHTFVDRKQSNFKAWEEMHRNSVRLARKLNRILQPCEAEDLRDAFKLLGL from the exons ATGATTACAAAGCTAGACAG TGTGCTTTTGCCCCGAAAAAAGTTCATCTACCATTACAAGAACATGCGCTGGGCAAGAGGCCGACATGAGACCTACCTCTGCTTTGTAGTGAAGAGGCGAGTGGGGCCAGACTCCTTATCCTTTGACTTTGGGCACCTCCGCAATCGCACTGGATGCCATGTAGAG CTGTTGTTCCTTCGCTACCTGGGAGCCTTGTGCCCTGGTTTGTGGGGTTGCGGAGACACTGGAGAGAAGAGGCTCAGTTACTCAATCACCTGGTTCTGCTCCTGGTCTCCCTGCGTAAACTGCTCCATCAGTTTGTCCCAGTTCCTCAGCCGGACGCCCAACCTTCGCCTCAGGATCTTCGTCTCTCGCCTTTACTTCTGCGACATGGAGAACAGCCGGGAAAGAGACGGCCTGAGGATGCTGAAAAAAGCCGGCGTGCAGATCACAGTCATGAGTTACAAAG ACTTCTTCTATTGCTGGCATACCTTTGTGGATCGCAAGCAAAGCAACTTCAAGGCCTGGGAAGAGATGCACCGAAACTCTGTTCGCCTTGCCAGAAAACTCAACCGCATCCTCCAG ccTTGTGAAGCAGAAGATTTAAGGGATGCCTTCAAGCTTCTTGGACTGTGa
- the nat14 gene encoding probable N-acetyltransferase 14, with amino-acid sequence MVRLELDQVVMRRMKEDDIEMVKALIKEGCEGTENRLILHILTRPLCLFILAVFSSMLRCLVHSFILALAIPVFLLIIFLKITMPRSSGVLGSSRPYWDYVGSSYRGTQDETLLNPYCRISGKTPGTRKPRRRITPKEKDKDLPTETVTPEREQEAGQVWVAECDGEILGCIFRESEKRADVRRICRLVTGCWYRREGLGRLLVQSLEQREREAGAHRVYTHVPFPSKLGEAFFRKVGYRQFGEGTDEKEEEDDDEERKLEPPERGFLGYPLTKVFYKDL; translated from the exons ATGGTGAGGCTGGAGCTGGATCAGGtggtgatgaggaggatgaaggaagaTGACATAGAGATGGTCAAAGCTCTCATCAAG GAGGGCTGCGAGGGCACAGAAAACCGTCTCATCCTCCACATCCTCACTCGGCCGCTCTGCCTCTTCATCCTGGCTGTTTTCTCCTCAATGCTGCGCTGCCTTGTGCATTCATTTATCCTGGCCCTGGCTATTCCTGTCTTCCTGCTAATTATCTTTCTCAAAATCACCATGCCGCGGTCCTCGGGGGTTCTGGGCAGCAGCCGGCCCTACTGGGACTACGTGGGTAGCAGCTACAGAGGGACACAGGATGAGACACTGCTGAATCCCTACTGTAGGATCAGTGGCAAGACACCAGGAACGAGAAAG cCAAGGCGCAGAATCACACCcaaagaaaaggacaaagatTTGCCAACAGAGACTGTCACCCCAGAGAGGGAGCAGGAAGCCGGGCAGGTCTGGGTGGCAGAATGCGATGGCGAGATCCTCGGCTGCATCTTCAGGGAAAGCGAGAAGCGAGCGGACGTCAGGAGGATCTGCAGGCTGGTGACGGGCTGCTGGTACCGCAGGGAGGGTCTGGGCCGGCTGCTGGTCCAGAGtctggagcagagagagagggaggctggCGCACACAGAGTGTACACTCACGTCCCTTTCCCGTCCAAACTGGGGGAAGCCTTTTTCAGGAAGGTGGGCTATCGGCAATTTGGGGAGGGGACTgatgagaaagaagaagaagatgatgatgaggagaggaagctTGAGCCTCCAGAGAGAGGCTTTCTGGGATACCCCCTCACTAAAGTGTTTTACAAAGACCTGTGA
- the znf628 gene encoding zinc finger protein 628: MANSVALVVQAELLPPQSTTSLSPFPSLLGSGEDGEDDRDRGELVEGDKGVVEGGEEVVLDIVTSSVSGPPQQAEQSDHPFQCMDCGKSFRWSSRLTHHQRSHNNERPYRCNLCPKAFKGSSALLYHQRSHSGEKPYKCQECGKAFKRSSLLQVHQSVHTGVRTFLCPYCPLTFKWSSHYQYHLRQHTGECPYPCDTCPKAFKNSSSLRRHKNVHLGLKPYTCSVCNKSFTQSTNLRQHMRIHTGERPYICGECGRSFTHSSNLALHKNSHSNLSAGGKEGKRGEEARKGNEVVEVVVGTEEVTSSMLTDMVGFVSQEGTDGVGMGMEEVFLSTTSSGQNPNLLPQLTLTSSGEAMCASRAIGTEVHLSTHNGASLLLYSCGSCSHTFGTRTDLEEHQVIHMAPEGHGAGGEAGPGGGMEVGDGLVGAGHLLADFEEVVETTTAAENGHTTEVLLGLTEGGDGSNANVGTTQAQFDLLQSFTEVTQSSETVQPEARTTWAGLSCGYCNKTFKTSGGLNRHVSLMHSLSSQSRSQFSCSACDRSFPLLSSLLTHQHSHTPEQRLLAEAEAEIVCPPSLSLSLPLPSSPSQADKQQDGQREIHVNIIAVGEEQEEQPAKPTKAPKKTAASKTTPAGERPYRCSECGKAFKGSSGLKYHMRDHTGERPYRCTECGKSFKRSSLLSIHQRVHTGVRAFQCPHCPLTFKWSSHYQYHLRQHTGERPYVCKECGKSFKNTSCLRRHSQMHSGLRPHTCSICSKSFSQTSNLKQHERTHSGERPFQCTHCNKSFTHSSNLQLHLRTHSTSKDFKCPYCSKEFVMHSYLQRHIRTHGSSVPLPCPDGGGKDGVAVKASVGGVTTTTTLLNPITLETSGNHGSLIVSQPALNIPPNTSQNYFMIQTASGLQLIPLSSAPPVPPPPPPPPPPSQPQNFFLLQCPSNNGSLILVPTANNPPPAPEPQTLPMLQTIQALQPVLNQTQTQMSHYPAISQQQQQQTRFIITNNNNNANTPVVMSTRTLSANSLLTKPILGKSTRTARGRRGRKPKASLQMSAAAPVSQTAGGALSVTNCNVSGVSQTAAANNTESFPSSVSTVSHCPLSTSCTAAPILSSSTTVAPTVYTSGPSSSVTMATPVTTVSSVSTPAPASLEHHTTVGQIRTEDTMTGKQFVLCFDNEGRAKGGMSVEEGGQSYVLQFEGDASEEAGDGGVGGEGKSLVFQFKTDGQGEGANGGDKGGMMSFLREWDGEKQGEREIGEEGSQGESYVLHFHTEAQDSGPSSATYSQGQETSLQLSCTPTQMPLDGQEVVFELGGETKMEEETEEGMQMIALIEGEGGMMGEDGSGCNSASGRVEEGGGAMEGIFQLGNGEEIVIIEVSTSSLREGRMERGGDGEISQSSEVKYESVTVETNEKSVKEHSSAANTEAQTSTEDTMRNGPIPNSKEMQF, translated from the exons ATGGCTAACTCAGTGGCCCTAGTGGTCCAAGCAGAACTCTTACCGCCTCAGTCCACCACCTCGCTCTCTCCTTTCCCATCTCTGCTTGGTTCGGGAGAGGATGGTGAGGACGACAGGGACAGAGGGGAGCTGGTGGAGGGAGACAAGGGAGTAGTGGAGGGTGGGGAAGAGGTGGTTCTGGACATAGTGACTTCGTCCGTGTCGGGTCCGCCCCAGCAGGCCGAGCAGTCGGACCATCCCTTCCAGTGTATGGACTGTGGGAAGAGCTTCAGGTGGTCGTCCAGGTTGACCCACCACCAGCGGAGCCACAACAATGAGAGGCCATACCGCTGCAACCTCTGCCCCAAGGCTTTTAAGggctcctctgctctgctctacCATCAACG GTCTCACTCAGGGGAGAAGCCTTACAAATGTCAGGAGTGTGGCAAAGCCTTCAAacgctcctctctgctccag GTCCATCAGAGTGTCCACACTGGAGTGCGTACCTTCTTGTGTCCCTATTGCCCTCTGACCTTTAAATGGAGCTCTCATTACCAGTATCACCTGCGCCAGCACACTGGAGAGTGTCCTTACCCCTGTGACACTTGCCCCAAGGCCTTCAAGAACTCAAGCAGTCTGCGGCGACACAAAAATGTCCACCTGGGTCTCAAGCCGTACACCTGCTCAGTGTGTAACAAATCTTTCACCCAGTCCACCAACCTAAGGCAGCACATGAGGATACACACTGGGGAGAGGCCCTACATCTGCGGAGAGTGTGGACGAAGCTTCACACACTCATCAAACTTGGCCCTGCACAAGAACTCACACTCCAACCTCAGCgcaggagggaaggagggaaagaggggagaggaggcgaggaaggGAAATGAGGTAGTGGAGGTGGTGGTCGGGACAGAGGAAGTGACATCGTCCATGTTGACGGACATGGTGGGGTTTGTGAGCCAAGAGGGAACTGATGGAGTGGGGATGGGGATGGAAGAAGTGTTCCTGTCAACCACCTCATCCGGGCAGAATCCGAACCTCCTCCCCCAGctcaccctcacctcctctgggGAGGCTATGTGTGCGTCTAGGGCCATCGGGACAGAGGTTCACCTGAGCACACACAACGGGGCCAGTCTGCTGCTGTACAGCTGCGGCAGCTGCAGCCACACCTTTGGCACACGGACAGATCTGGAGGAGCACCAGGTCATCCACATGGCTCCGGAGGGACACGGGGCCGGTGGAGAGGCAGGGCccggaggagggatggaggttGGGGACGGGCTGGTGGGAGCTGGTCACCTGCTGGCTGATTTTGAGGAGGTGGTAGAGACTACTACAGCGGCTGAAAATGGACATACGACCGAAGTGCTCCTTGGACTGACGGAGGGAGGAGATGGCAGCAATGCA AATGTGGGAACCACCCAGGCCCAGTTTGACCTGCTGCAGAGCTTCACCGAGGTGACTCAGAGCTCTGAGACCGTTCAGCCAGAGGCCAGAACCACATGGGCAGGGCTGTCATGTGGCTACTGCAATAAGACCTTCAAGACCAGTGGAGGCCTCAATAGACATGTGTCACTG ATGCACTCTCTGTCATCACAGTCCCGCTCCCAGTTCAGCTGCTCCGCCTGCGACCgctccttccccctcctctcctcactcctcacccACCAACACTCCCACACGCCCGAGCAACGTCTCCTGGCCGAGGCAGAGGCTGAGATAGTgtgccctccctccctctccctgtctctccccctcccctcctctcccagcCAGGCCGACAAGCAGCAGGATGGCCAGAGGGAGATCCACGTCAACATCATAGCCGTCGGGGAGGAGCAAGAGGAGCAACCGGCCAAACCGACCAAAGCCCCCAAAAAGACAGCGGCCAGCAAGACCACTCCTGCTGGAG AGAGGCCATACCGCTGTTCGGAGTGCGGGAAAGCCTTCAAAGGTTCATCGGGGCTAAAGTATCACATGAGGGATCACACTGGGGAAAGGCCTTACCGCTGCACCGAGTGTGGAAAGAGCTTCAAGAGATCATCTCTGCTTTCAATCCATCAGAGG GTACACACAGGCGTCCGGGCATTCCAGTGCCCTCACTGCCCGCTCACTTTCAAATGGAGCTCTCACTATCAGTACCACTTACGGCAGCACACAGGCGAGAGGCCGTATGTGTGTAAGGAGTGTGGCAAGTCCTTCAAGAACACCAGCTGCCTGCGTAGACACAGTCAGATGCACTCTGGTCTGCGGCCTCATACCTGCTCCATCTGCTCAAAGTCTTTCTCCCAGACGTCAAACCTCAAACAG CATGAACGCACCCATTCTGGTGAGAGACCCTTCCAGTGCACACACTGCAATAAAAGCTTTACACACTCCTCCAACCTGCAGCTCCACCTTCGCACACACTCCACGAGCAAGGACTTCAAGTGCCCGTACTGCTCTAAGGAGTTTGTCATGCACTCCTACCTGCAGAGGCACATCCGCACACACGGCAGCAGCGTTCCCCTGCCCTGCCCCGACGGTGGAGGCAAAGACGGAGTGGCTGTGAAAGCCAGTGTTGGGGGAGTAACGACCACCACAACCCTGCTCAACCCCATCACATTGGAAACCTCAGGAAACCATGGCAGCCTGATTGTGTCCCAGCCAGCACTTAATATCCCCCCCAACACCTCCCAGAACTACTTTATGATTCAGACAGCCAGCGGCCTGCAGCTCATTCCTCTCTCATCCGCTCCACCcgttcctccacctccaccaccaccaccacctccgtCCCAGCCCCAAAACTTCTTCCTTCTACAGTGCCCCTCCAACAATGGCAGCTTGATCCTGGTCCCCACAGCAAACAACCCTCCACCAGCTCCGGAGCCTCAGACCCTCCCTATGCTTCAGACTATCCAAGCACTCCAGCCCGTCCTAAACCAAACACAGACCCAGATGTCCCACTATCCGGCCAtatcacagcagcaacaacagcagacCAGGTTCATAATCactaacaataataacaatgcaAACACTCCTGTTGTCATGTCAACACGCACTCTCTCAGCCAACTCCCTACTGACCAAGCCCATATTAGGGAAAAGCACGCGGACTGCTCGGGGCAGACGGGGGCGCAAGCCAAAAGCTAGTCTTCAGAtgtctgctgcagctccagtAAGTCAGACAGCAGGTGGAGCTCTGTCAGTAACGAACTGTAACGTGAGCGGTGTCtcacagactgctgctgctaaCAACACGGAGTCGTTCCCATCGTCTGTATCCACAGTGTCACACTGTCCCCTGTCAACATCTTGCACTGCTGCCCCAATTCTTTCGTCTTCCACCACTGTAGCCCCAACGGTGTACACCTCAGGACCCTCATCAAGTGTTACCATGGCTACACCAGTCACCACAGTATCATCAGTTTCTACTCCGGCCCCTGCTTCTCTGGAACATCATACTACAGTGGGGCaaataaggacagaggacaccATGACGGGGAAacagtttgtgttgtgttttgataATGAAGGACGGGCAAAAGGGGGGATGAGTGTCGAGGAGGGTGGGCAGTCATACGTGTTACAGTTCGAAGGGGATGCATCAGAGGAGGCAGGGGATGGAGGAGTGGGCGGGGAGGGAAAATCACTTGTGTTTCAGTTCAAGACAGATGGGCAAGGTGAAGGAGCAAATGGGGGAGATAAGGGAGGGATGATGTCATTTCTGCGTGAATGGGATGGAGAAaagcagggggagagagagattggaGAGGAAGGAAGCCAGGGAGAGTCTTATGTCCTCCATTTCCACACTGAGGCACAGGACAGCGGTCCATCCAGTGCTACCTACAGCCAAGGACAAGAAACCAGCCTACAGCTTTCCTGCACTCCGACCCAAATGCCACTTGATGGGCAGGAGGTGGTGTTTGAACTCGGGGGTGAGAccaagatggaggaggaaactGAGGAAGGTATGCAGATGATAGCCCTGATAGAAGGTGAAGGGGGAATGATGGGGGAAGACGGGTCCGGTTGCAATTCTGCGAgtgggagggtggaggagggtggaggagctATGGAGGGCATATTTCAGCTGGGAAATGGGGAGGAAATAGTCATAATTGAGGTCAGCACCAGTAGCTTAAGAGAAGGAAgaatggagagaggaggggacgGAGAGATCTCACAAAGTAGTGAGGTGAAATACGAAAGTGTAACAGTTGAGACAAATGAAAAGTCTGTAAAGGAACACAGCTCTGCAGCAAATACAGAGGCCCAGACGTCAACTGAGGACACGATGAGAAACGGACCTATACCCAACTCTAAAGAGATGCAGTTCTGA
- the il11a gene encoding uncharacterized protein il11a: MKLLLDSSSSLLFTLLLAHLPVFTTATPVPQRRTTDMDKLSNQTKNLMKLTQELLREHAFDSDVEPHRFRSLPEMSNRSANDLNNLELKPTLSQLHADLKLYEHHFEWLNKVSKKHHHPALPKLVEMIREMKSLINLLHRQMLRVEAPRLTQATPSLPPHLPYQFDVLQSSHELLQHFKLFCDWAYRAFISLKPKASVAVQ, from the exons ATGAAAT TGCTGCTCGACTCCTCCTCGTCGCTCCTCTTCACGCTGCTATTGGCTCACCTGCCCGTGTTCACGACCGCCACTCCGGTACCACAGCGGCGGACCACTGACATGGATAAACTGTCCAATCAGACCAAGAATCTAATGAAGCTCACCCAAGAACTGCTG agGGAGCATGCCTTCGACTCAGATGTGGAGCCCCACAGGTTCAGGTCTCTGCCAGAAATGAGCAACAGATCAGCCAATGACCTCAACAATCTTGAG CTGAAGCCCACACTCTCGCAGCTGCACGCTGACCTGAAGCTGTATGAGCACCACTTTGAGTGGCTGAACAAGGTTTCAAAGAAGCACCACCACCCTGCACTGCCCAAGCTGGTGGAGATGATCAGAGAAATGAAATCTCTCATCAATCTGCTGCACCGTCAG ATGCTGAGAGTTGAGGCACCAAGGCTGACTCAGGCgaccccctctctcccccctcacCTCCCCTACCAGTTTGATGTCCTTCAGTCCAGCCATGAGCTTCTTCAACACTTCAAGCTCTTCTGTGATTGGGCCTACCGAGCATTCATCAGCCTCAAGCCCAAAGCCTCAGTCGCAGTGCAATGA